A window of the Brassica napus cultivar Da-Ae unplaced genomic scaffold, Da-Ae ScsIHWf_913;HRSCAF=1296, whole genome shotgun sequence genome harbors these coding sequences:
- the LOC125606636 gene encoding uncharacterized protein LOC125606636 isoform X2, giving the protein MKKTLLFITGIELLVVNEPTRLCISENRLTDEELKIAGVPQVTSIGCRMRLCYVGYSRKAVQGLIMESSTVLLILKRSGKRIRLHLYRNKMLSVKDWLLMMIKTSQPFHSWEWSRDWNWDFIGQFSLSVHPLIIGVTGLLLLERYHQLPQMVITFLCGEVESGGCFMQLRAWLLVL; this is encoded by the exons ATGAAGAAGACCCTTTTGTTTATCACAGGGATCGAGCTCCTCGTGGTGAATGAACCAACTAGGTTATGCATAAGTGAGAATCGCCTTACTGATGAAGAGTTGAAGATTGCTGGTGTGCCACAAGTAACATCAATTGGG TGTAGGATGCGTTTGTGCTATGTAGGATATTCCAGAAAAGCCGTGCAGGGCCTAATAATGGAGAGCAGTACGGTGCTCCTTATCTTGAAGAGGAGTGGGAAGAGGATAAGATTACATTTGTACCGGAACAAGATGCTCTCTGTGAAGGATTGGTTGTTGATGATGATAAA GACAAGTCAACCATTTCACTCGTGGGAATGGTCAAGAGACTGGAACTGGGACTTTATTGGACAATTCTCATTGTCAGTTCATCCCTTAATCATTGGTGTTACTGGACTTTTGCTTCTTGAGAG GTACCATCAGTTACCTCAGATGGTAATAACTTTTCTTTGTGGGGAAGTGGAGAGTGGTGGATGCTTCATGCAGCTCAGAGCATGGCTATTGGTACTGTGA
- the LOC125606636 gene encoding uncharacterized protein LOC125606636 isoform X4 gives MKKTLLFITGIELLVVNEPTRLCISENRLTDEELKIAGVPQVTSIGVSSCRMRLCYVGYSRKAVQGLIMESSTVLLILKRSGKRIRLHLYRNKMLSVKDWLLMMIKTSQPFHSWEWSRDWNWDFIGQFSLSVHPLIIGVTGLLLLESYLRW, from the exons ATGAAGAAGACCCTTTTGTTTATCACAGGGATCGAGCTCCTCGTGGTGAATGAACCAACTAGGTTATGCATAAGTGAGAATCGCCTTACTGATGAAGAGTTGAAGATTGCTGGTGTGCCACAAGTAACATCAATTGGGGTTTCTTCT TGTAGGATGCGTTTGTGCTATGTAGGATATTCCAGAAAAGCCGTGCAGGGCCTAATAATGGAGAGCAGTACGGTGCTCCTTATCTTGAAGAGGAGTGGGAAGAGGATAAGATTACATTTGTACCGGAACAAGATGCTCTCTGTGAAGGATTGGTTGTTGATGATGATAAA GACAAGTCAACCATTTCACTCGTGGGAATGGTCAAGAGACTGGAACTGGGACTTTATTGGACAATTCTCATTGTCAGTTCATCCCTTAATCATTGGTGTTACTGGACTTTTGCTTCTTGAGAG TTACCTCAGATGGTAA
- the LOC125606636 gene encoding uncharacterized protein LOC125606636 isoform X1 produces the protein MKKTLLFITGIELLVVNEPTRLCISENRLTDEELKIAGVPQVTSIGVSSCRMRLCYVGYSRKAVQGLIMESSTVLLILKRSGKRIRLHLYRNKMLSVKDWLLMMIKTSQPFHSWEWSRDWNWDFIGQFSLSVHPLIIGVTGLLLLERYHQLPQMVITFLCGEVESGGCFMQLRAWLLVL, from the exons ATGAAGAAGACCCTTTTGTTTATCACAGGGATCGAGCTCCTCGTGGTGAATGAACCAACTAGGTTATGCATAAGTGAGAATCGCCTTACTGATGAAGAGTTGAAGATTGCTGGTGTGCCACAAGTAACATCAATTGGGGTTTCTTCT TGTAGGATGCGTTTGTGCTATGTAGGATATTCCAGAAAAGCCGTGCAGGGCCTAATAATGGAGAGCAGTACGGTGCTCCTTATCTTGAAGAGGAGTGGGAAGAGGATAAGATTACATTTGTACCGGAACAAGATGCTCTCTGTGAAGGATTGGTTGTTGATGATGATAAA GACAAGTCAACCATTTCACTCGTGGGAATGGTCAAGAGACTGGAACTGGGACTTTATTGGACAATTCTCATTGTCAGTTCATCCCTTAATCATTGGTGTTACTGGACTTTTGCTTCTTGAGAG GTACCATCAGTTACCTCAGATGGTAATAACTTTTCTTTGTGGGGAAGTGGAGAGTGGTGGATGCTTCATGCAGCTCAGAGCATGGCTATTGGTACTGTGA
- the LOC125606636 gene encoding uncharacterized protein LOC125606636 isoform X5: MKKTLLFITGIELLVVNEPTRLCISENRLTDEELKIAGVPQVTSIGCRMRLCYVGYSRKAVQGLIMESSTVLLILKRSGKRIRLHLYRNKMLSVKDWLLMMIKTSQPFHSWEWSRDWNWDFIGQFSLSVHPLIIGVTGLLLLESYLRW, translated from the exons ATGAAGAAGACCCTTTTGTTTATCACAGGGATCGAGCTCCTCGTGGTGAATGAACCAACTAGGTTATGCATAAGTGAGAATCGCCTTACTGATGAAGAGTTGAAGATTGCTGGTGTGCCACAAGTAACATCAATTGGG TGTAGGATGCGTTTGTGCTATGTAGGATATTCCAGAAAAGCCGTGCAGGGCCTAATAATGGAGAGCAGTACGGTGCTCCTTATCTTGAAGAGGAGTGGGAAGAGGATAAGATTACATTTGTACCGGAACAAGATGCTCTCTGTGAAGGATTGGTTGTTGATGATGATAAA GACAAGTCAACCATTTCACTCGTGGGAATGGTCAAGAGACTGGAACTGGGACTTTATTGGACAATTCTCATTGTCAGTTCATCCCTTAATCATTGGTGTTACTGGACTTTTGCTTCTTGAGAG TTACCTCAGATGGTAA
- the LOC125606636 gene encoding uncharacterized protein LOC125606636 isoform X3, with protein MKKTLLFITGIELLVVNEPTRLCISENRLTDEELKIAGVPQCRMRLCYVGYSRKAVQGLIMESSTVLLILKRSGKRIRLHLYRNKMLSVKDWLLMMIKTSQPFHSWEWSRDWNWDFIGQFSLSVHPLIIGVTGLLLLERYHQLPQMVITFLCGEVESGGCFMQLRAWLLVL; from the exons ATGAAGAAGACCCTTTTGTTTATCACAGGGATCGAGCTCCTCGTGGTGAATGAACCAACTAGGTTATGCATAAGTGAGAATCGCCTTACTGATGAAGAGTTGAAGATTGCTGGTGTGCCACAA TGTAGGATGCGTTTGTGCTATGTAGGATATTCCAGAAAAGCCGTGCAGGGCCTAATAATGGAGAGCAGTACGGTGCTCCTTATCTTGAAGAGGAGTGGGAAGAGGATAAGATTACATTTGTACCGGAACAAGATGCTCTCTGTGAAGGATTGGTTGTTGATGATGATAAA GACAAGTCAACCATTTCACTCGTGGGAATGGTCAAGAGACTGGAACTGGGACTTTATTGGACAATTCTCATTGTCAGTTCATCCCTTAATCATTGGTGTTACTGGACTTTTGCTTCTTGAGAG GTACCATCAGTTACCTCAGATGGTAATAACTTTTCTTTGTGGGGAAGTGGAGAGTGGTGGATGCTTCATGCAGCTCAGAGCATGGCTATTGGTACTGTGA